The following are from one region of the Halomonas qaidamensis genome:
- a CDS encoding peptidylprolyl isomerase, whose translation MTTRKTLLTCALKKRAKLLSAGGMVVLCLGAGAALVPLSVYAQNFESTQRQMLDSVVAVVNDGVIMRSELDDRIAQVEQQAQSQGGNLPPRSQLAQQVLERMVMDEIQLQMAREANFSVDDTELNRQLRTIAESNGMTLDEFADAVEADGMTLADVREEVRREMLMRQVQQRQISQRVNVSDRDVDRFLSQQPSQQGQAFIEETRARHVLVELTPTRNENQARARAEQARQRLQQGADFSSVAREFSDDRGSAMNGGELGWVRPGQTVPAFEEAMGSLNTNQLSEPVRSQFGYHVIEVLERRRQDVTEESRREQVRQAIFQRRANEELQTWQREMREQAFVDIRL comes from the coding sequence ATGACTACCAGAAAGACCCTGCTGACCTGTGCCTTAAAAAAGCGGGCAAAGCTGCTCTCTGCTGGCGGCATGGTGGTGCTCTGCCTTGGAGCAGGTGCTGCACTTGTACCGCTATCGGTTTACGCACAAAATTTTGAATCGACCCAGCGGCAAATGCTGGATAGTGTTGTGGCTGTCGTTAATGATGGCGTCATTATGCGTAGTGAGCTTGATGACCGTATCGCCCAGGTAGAGCAGCAGGCGCAAAGCCAGGGCGGTAACTTACCGCCACGCAGCCAGCTGGCTCAGCAGGTGCTGGAGCGTATGGTGATGGACGAAATTCAGCTTCAGATGGCCCGTGAAGCTAATTTTAGCGTGGATGACACGGAGCTTAACCGCCAGCTGCGTACCATCGCAGAGTCTAACGGCATGACGCTTGACGAATTTGCTGATGCCGTAGAAGCGGACGGCATGACCCTGGCTGACGTGCGAGAAGAAGTCCGCCGAGAAATGCTGATGCGCCAAGTGCAGCAGCGCCAAATTAGTCAGCGTGTCAACGTGTCTGATCGTGACGTTGATCGCTTCTTGAGTCAGCAGCCGTCTCAGCAAGGACAAGCGTTTATTGAAGAAACGCGTGCCCGCCACGTCTTAGTAGAGCTAACGCCAACGCGCAATGAAAACCAAGCCCGTGCTCGCGCCGAACAAGCTCGACAGCGTTTACAGCAGGGGGCAGACTTTTCATCCGTGGCCCGCGAGTTTAGTGACGACCGCGGCAGTGCGATGAATGGCGGTGAACTGGGTTGGGTACGCCCCGGCCAAACCGTTCCTGCCTTCGAAGAAGCCATGGGGTCATTGAATACTAATCAGCTGTCTGAGCCAGTGCGTTCCCAGTTTGGCTACCACGTCATTGAAGTGCTAGAGCGTCGCCGTCAAGACGTAACGGAAGAGAGCCGTCGTGAACAGGTTCGCCAAGCCATTTTCCAGCGTCGTGCTAACGAAGAACTGCAGACGTGGCAGCGTGAAATGCGGGAACAGGCGTTCGTTGATATTCGCCTCTAA
- the lpxL gene encoding LpxL/LpxP family Kdo(2)-lipid IV(A) lauroyl/palmitoleoyl acyltransferase, with amino-acid sequence MSKTSYPQSFAHPRYWSTWLAIGAMHVVAWLPWRFKLWVGKIIGLLAWRFIKRRRHITEINIALCFPEKSADEQRHLVKQVFIANGMGLVETATGWCRDAEGLRHRVAYHGQEHLARAKAQGKGVLVVGIHFSTLDLGGALHSLFFSADAVYRPHNNPLFERFMTRARSRIFGQAIDRHDLRGVVRRIKAGHIVWYSPDQDFGRNVSVFAPLFGQQAATIKLTAKIARMTGAPVVPLMFHRNPDNQTYTITCLPALDNFPSGDEVADATRVNEFIEQAIRKHPEQYLWLHRRFKTRPEGEPSVY; translated from the coding sequence ATGTCTAAAACCTCTTATCCACAGTCGTTTGCACACCCGCGCTATTGGTCAACCTGGCTGGCGATAGGCGCGATGCATGTCGTTGCCTGGTTGCCCTGGCGCTTTAAGTTGTGGGTGGGAAAAATAATCGGTTTGCTTGCATGGCGTTTTATTAAGCGTCGGCGGCATATCACCGAGATAAATATTGCACTCTGCTTTCCTGAAAAAAGTGCTGATGAGCAGCGTCACTTAGTAAAACAAGTGTTTATAGCTAATGGGATGGGGCTGGTAGAAACTGCTACGGGCTGGTGTCGTGATGCGGAGGGATTGCGTCATCGTGTGGCCTATCATGGCCAGGAACACTTAGCCCGAGCAAAAGCGCAGGGTAAAGGTGTGTTGGTGGTGGGAATACATTTCTCAACGCTGGATTTAGGCGGCGCGCTGCACTCGCTATTTTTCTCAGCCGATGCGGTGTATCGACCCCATAACAATCCCCTGTTCGAGCGCTTCATGACCCGCGCCCGTTCGCGTATTTTTGGTCAGGCTATCGACCGCCATGATTTGCGTGGCGTTGTACGCAGGATCAAAGCAGGCCACATTGTGTGGTACTCCCCGGACCAAGATTTTGGCCGTAACGTTAGCGTGTTCGCACCGCTATTTGGTCAGCAAGCAGCCACTATTAAACTGACTGCAAAAATCGCTCGCATGACAGGTGCGCCAGTGGTGCCGCTAATGTTTCACCGTAATCCCGATAATCAGACGTATACCATCACCTGCTTGCCCGCGCTTGATAACTTCCCAAGTGGGGATGAGGTGGCCGATGCCACGCGGGTTAATGAATTTATCGAGCAGGCCATACGCAAACATCCTGAGCAGTACTTATGGTTGCATCGGCGCTTTAAGACCCGCCCGGAAGGCGAGCCAAGCGTTTACTAG
- a CDS encoding OsmC family protein: MKARVKWTDGRQFVAESGSGHSVVIDGPPDLGGRNTGPRPMEMLLMGMGSCTAFDVLNILDKARADVTDCVAELNAERADDVPAVFTNIHVHFVVTGRSLKEKQVQRAVELSAEKYCSASIMLVKGGVEITHSFEIVEA; this comes from the coding sequence GTGAAAGCACGGGTAAAATGGACAGACGGCCGCCAATTTGTTGCGGAATCAGGTAGCGGGCACAGTGTCGTGATCGACGGCCCACCTGATCTTGGTGGCCGCAATACCGGTCCCCGCCCAATGGAAATGCTACTGATGGGTATGGGTAGTTGTACTGCCTTTGATGTCTTGAATATTCTTGATAAAGCTCGCGCTGATGTCACCGACTGTGTTGCAGAGCTTAACGCCGAACGTGCTGATGATGTGCCTGCCGTATTTACCAACATCCACGTGCATTTTGTGGTGACTGGCCGTAGCTTAAAAGAGAAGCAAGTACAGCGGGCAGTTGAGCTATCTGCAGAAAAGTACTGCAGCGCGTCCATCATGCTGGTAAAAGGCGGCGTCGAAATAACCCACTCTTTTGAGATTGTCGAAGCTTGA
- the speD gene encoding adenosylmethionine decarboxylase, giving the protein MSDNLRLHGFNNLTSSLSFNIYDICYAKTEEQRAAYIDYIDELYNAERLTQILKDVTNIIGAHVLNIARQDYEPHGASVTILIAEHELDEANPEQTEPGPGPLPETVVAHLDKSHVTVHSYPESHPDNGISTFRLDIDVSTCGHISPLKALNYLIHSFDSDIVTMDYRVRGFTRDVDGKKLFIDHDITSIQDYLAEDTKHAYQMIDVNVYQENMFHTKMLLKDFELDNYLFGTSRRDITFEEARDIESRLRKEMLEIFYSRNLD; this is encoded by the coding sequence GTGTCAGATAATCTCCGACTCCACGGGTTTAATAACCTGACTAGCTCGTTGAGCTTTAACATTTACGACATCTGTTATGCCAAGACCGAAGAGCAGCGTGCGGCTTATATCGACTATATCGATGAGCTCTACAACGCCGAACGTTTGACGCAGATTTTAAAAGACGTCACCAATATTATCGGCGCTCATGTGCTTAATATTGCTCGTCAAGATTACGAACCCCACGGGGCCAGTGTCACCATTCTGATTGCTGAACACGAGCTGGATGAAGCAAATCCAGAGCAAACGGAACCAGGCCCAGGCCCACTGCCTGAAACAGTTGTGGCGCATCTTGATAAAAGCCACGTGACAGTACACAGCTATCCTGAGTCGCACCCCGACAATGGCATTAGCACCTTTCGATTGGATATTGACGTATCTACCTGTGGCCATATCAGCCCGTTGAAAGCGCTGAACTACCTAATTCACAGTTTCGACTCTGACATTGTCACCATGGATTATCGAGTTCGCGGCTTTACCCGTGATGTCGATGGTAAAAAGCTGTTTATTGATCACGACATTACCTCGATTCAGGATTACTTGGCAGAAGATACCAAGCACGCCTATCAGATGATCGATGTAAACGTGTATCAAGAAAACATGTTCCACACCAAAATGTTACTGAAAGACTTCGAACTTGATAACTACTTGTTCGGCACATCGCGCCGCGACATTACGTTTGAAGAAGCACGAGATATTGAAAGCAGGCTGCGTAAAGAGATGCTCGAGATTTTCTACTCTCGAAATCTGGACTAG
- the rpoS gene encoding RNA polymerase sigma factor RpoS translates to MSMLEKDLQEVDLDAVEEALDGADEEVTAEEDAFEKALGRDERQSTQSLDATQIYLNEIGFSPLLTPEEEVYYGRLARKGDPLGRSRMIESNLRLVVKIARRYLNRGLTLLDLIEEGNLGLIRAVEKFDPERGFRFSTYATWWIRQTIERALMNQTRTIRLPIHVVKELNIYLRAARELTQKLDHEATAEEIADHLDKPVETVKKMLGLNERVSSVDYPMGGESDKPLIDTLTDDEVLGPEACLVDGDVREHVDHWLDELSEKQREVVVRRFGLRGHEAATLEEVGAEIGLTRERVRQIQVEALKKLRRSLEKQGLSLNAIFES, encoded by the coding sequence ATGAGTATGCTGGAGAAGGATCTACAGGAGGTTGACCTGGACGCTGTTGAAGAGGCTCTGGATGGTGCCGATGAAGAGGTCACTGCGGAGGAGGATGCTTTTGAAAAAGCGTTAGGCCGTGATGAGCGTCAATCGACTCAAAGCTTGGATGCGACACAAATCTACCTTAATGAAATTGGTTTTTCGCCATTATTAACGCCGGAAGAAGAAGTCTATTATGGCCGTTTAGCGCGTAAAGGCGATCCACTTGGCCGCTCAAGGATGATCGAGTCTAACCTGCGTTTGGTAGTGAAAATTGCCAGACGCTATTTAAACCGCGGGCTGACGCTGCTTGATCTGATTGAAGAGGGAAACCTCGGGTTAATTCGAGCCGTCGAAAAGTTTGATCCTGAACGGGGGTTCCGCTTTTCTACTTATGCCACGTGGTGGATTCGGCAAACTATAGAGCGCGCTTTGATGAATCAGACGCGTACCATACGTCTACCCATACACGTGGTTAAAGAGCTGAATATTTATCTGCGTGCAGCGCGTGAGCTAACCCAAAAGCTTGATCATGAAGCAACGGCAGAAGAGATTGCCGATCATCTCGACAAGCCAGTAGAAACGGTTAAGAAGATGCTCGGGCTCAATGAGCGCGTCTCGTCAGTTGATTACCCTATGGGGGGGGAAAGTGATAAGCCGTTAATCGACACCTTAACTGACGACGAAGTGCTAGGCCCGGAAGCATGTCTAGTTGATGGTGATGTACGCGAGCACGTAGACCACTGGCTGGATGAGCTTAGTGAGAAGCAGCGCGAAGTGGTAGTTCGCCGCTTTGGATTACGAGGCCATGAAGCCGCCACGTTAGAGGAAGTTGGCGCTGAAATTGGTCTAACACGCGAGCGCGTCCGGCAAATTCAAGTAGAGGCGCTAAAGAAGCTGCGTCGCTCTTTGGAAAAGCAGGGCCTGTCCCTCAACGCTATTTTCGAGAGCTAA
- a CDS encoding LPS-assembly protein LptD, with amino-acid sequence MGKRISRTVPVAHTLLGSLLAGASFSVVAQGQTLPAEALDWQAWSQDEAPHQLCRGRYVMPDYRLPAEDNPETLSVETQEVDYAADGEALLRGDVVLRRGNTELQAAQMYLPADRQRVDAEGNLAIRDGQALVRGEQATLMLNNDQASLRNSHYVLYAQHLRGQASQLEQTGDGEYRLRNASFTTCDPDTNSWQLVSSDIKLNQEEGFGTARHARLEVKDVPIFYWPWLRFPIDDRRHTGLLSPSVSFSNDGFDYAQPFYWNIAPNHDATITPRWMSDRGLLLNGEYRYLLEESQGTVEGGYISSDDGSNNGDNRFEGDDRWYIDAQHAGSLTPRSNYQLRYGAASDGRYFDDFGDEFGNSERVSMERLAQVDYRGERWQLNARAQGFQRLEDPLSDSDKPFYRLPSLTANSDWQLGSGFYTQWRSNATYFWRDVDERRVPEREAAIGTRLHLTPAIGWRFEQPWGYIEPRTELWHTAYELDYGDRVTDRGTSPSRSAAVTSIDSGLVFERELELRGRDYRQTLEPRLNYAYVPRTNQTQLPDFDSRERAFSWAQLWSPHRFSGADRLGDLNRVSLGVESRFIEDASGQDRLTLGVGQSIYLSDRRIDSDGDPDTLPARPEDSANVNPLSRYQATRDRSPVVTRLDWQINDRWSAGYEWLYDDQREQTERSSVDARYRHPAGHVVNLGYRWEIEGFDPGVVPGDDGFRDYSREEWDLSLAWKASPRIDLIGRYLHDQTNDRALEQLAGVQWNDCCYGLQLVWREWVDDNDTARIGDDFNDRGLFVRFVFRGLGGVGQQADGYFEQAIPGYRPTPL; translated from the coding sequence ATGGGCAAGCGAATCTCGCGTACCGTACCGGTTGCGCACACGCTGTTGGGCAGTTTGCTCGCTGGCGCCTCATTTTCAGTGGTGGCGCAAGGTCAGACGCTACCTGCCGAGGCGCTGGACTGGCAGGCCTGGAGTCAAGACGAAGCACCGCACCAGCTGTGTCGAGGGCGTTATGTGATGCCAGACTACCGCTTGCCAGCGGAAGATAACCCCGAAACGTTGTCGGTTGAGACGCAAGAAGTTGATTACGCGGCAGATGGTGAGGCGTTGTTGCGCGGTGATGTTGTGCTGCGCCGTGGCAATACTGAGCTACAGGCGGCACAGATGTATCTGCCCGCAGACCGTCAGCGAGTCGACGCCGAGGGTAATCTGGCCATACGTGATGGCCAGGCACTGGTGCGTGGCGAACAAGCGACACTAATGCTCAATAACGACCAAGCGTCGTTGCGCAATAGCCACTATGTGCTTTATGCGCAACACTTGAGGGGGCAGGCCAGTCAGTTAGAGCAAACCGGTGATGGGGAGTATCGCCTGCGAAACGCGTCATTCACGACCTGTGATCCAGACACTAATAGCTGGCAGCTCGTTAGCAGCGATATAAAATTAAACCAAGAAGAAGGCTTTGGCACCGCGCGTCACGCACGGCTTGAAGTAAAAGATGTACCGATTTTTTATTGGCCCTGGCTGCGTTTCCCTATTGACGACCGCCGCCATACAGGCCTGCTATCGCCTTCCGTCAGTTTTTCCAATGACGGGTTTGATTATGCTCAGCCCTTTTATTGGAATATAGCGCCGAATCATGATGCTACTATTACGCCGCGTTGGATGTCGGATCGTGGCTTATTGCTCAATGGTGAGTACCGCTACCTGCTTGAAGAGAGCCAAGGAACGGTGGAAGGTGGGTATATCAGTAGCGATGATGGCAGTAACAACGGTGATAACCGCTTTGAGGGCGATGACCGTTGGTATATTGATGCCCAGCACGCAGGTAGCCTGACCCCGCGCAGTAATTATCAATTACGCTATGGTGCCGCAAGCGACGGGCGCTATTTTGATGATTTTGGTGATGAGTTTGGCAATAGTGAACGCGTAAGTATGGAGCGTTTGGCACAGGTAGATTATCGCGGTGAGCGTTGGCAGCTAAATGCACGCGCTCAAGGCTTCCAGCGTTTAGAAGATCCCTTAAGTGACTCCGATAAGCCTTTTTATCGTTTGCCAAGCCTGACAGCCAATTCTGATTGGCAGCTGGGCAGTGGCTTTTATACCCAGTGGCGTTCTAACGCGACTTATTTTTGGCGTGATGTTGATGAGCGTCGCGTGCCTGAGCGTGAAGCTGCCATTGGTACGCGTCTGCATCTTACGCCAGCAATTGGCTGGCGCTTTGAGCAGCCCTGGGGGTACATCGAGCCGCGTACCGAGCTATGGCACACTGCCTATGAGCTAGATTATGGCGATCGTGTCACTGACCGAGGTACGTCTCCCAGTCGCAGTGCGGCGGTCACATCAATCGATAGTGGCCTTGTGTTTGAACGTGAACTGGAACTACGCGGCCGTGATTATCGGCAAACCCTTGAACCGCGTTTGAACTATGCTTACGTGCCGCGCACTAACCAAACGCAGTTACCTGATTTTGATAGCCGTGAACGAGCCTTCTCATGGGCCCAGTTATGGTCGCCTCATCGTTTTTCAGGTGCTGACCGTTTAGGTGACCTGAATCGTGTGTCGTTAGGCGTAGAGTCACGTTTTATTGAAGATGCTTCTGGGCAAGATCGGTTAACCCTTGGTGTCGGGCAAAGCATTTATCTATCTGACCGTCGTATTGATAGCGACGGTGACCCAGATACATTACCTGCTCGTCCGGAAGATAGTGCAAACGTGAATCCGCTGAGCCGTTATCAGGCCACGCGGGACCGCTCTCCAGTGGTAACTCGTCTCGATTGGCAGATTAATGATCGGTGGAGTGCAGGTTATGAGTGGTTATACGACGACCAGCGTGAGCAGACTGAACGCTCTAGCGTTGATGCCCGTTATCGTCATCCCGCTGGTCACGTAGTGAACCTTGGTTACCGTTGGGAGATCGAAGGTTTTGATCCAGGTGTTGTGCCAGGCGATGACGGCTTTAGAGATTACAGTCGAGAAGAGTGGGACCTGTCACTTGCTTGGAAAGCCAGCCCGAGGATTGATTTGATTGGTCGCTACCTGCACGATCAAACCAACGACCGTGCGCTCGAGCAGCTGGCCGGCGTGCAGTGGAATGACTGCTGCTATGGTTTACAGCTGGTCTGGCGTGAATGGGTAGACGATAACGACACCGCCCGTATAGGCGATGACTTTAACGACCGCGGGCTATTTGTACGTTTTGTATTCCGTGGCCTTGGTGGCGTTGGCCAACAGGCTGACGGCTACTTTGAACAAGCCATTCCTGGCTACCGCCCTACGCCCCTGTAA
- the pdxA gene encoding 4-hydroxythreonine-4-phosphate dehydrogenase PdxA: MSNSAAPLLITTGEPAGIGPEITLMLAANGQLNNTVAIGDIQLLNQRAALLGLQLDVVEAAPGSEEVSSPGRLVVWPAALREPALPGLLNPANAGYVLETLQIAVDACQQGHAAAMVTAPLHKGVIIEGGFPNFTGHTEWLRDACGVDEVVMLLATDQALHAQSSHWQGSGDLRVALVTTHLPLREVADAVTYDKITRVSRLLAADLKSQFGIASPRIAVCGLNPHAGEDGHLGHEEHDVIIPALKALRAEGLDVQGPFPADTLFTPRHLVGIDAVLAMYHDQGLAVLKYAGFGQAANITLGLPLVRTSVDHGTALSLAGRGIADPNSLGVALALAKQLAARRANASIAL; encoded by the coding sequence ATGAGCAATAGTGCTGCACCGCTGCTAATTACTACCGGCGAACCCGCAGGCATCGGGCCAGAGATTACGCTGATGTTGGCCGCCAATGGCCAATTGAATAACACCGTAGCGATTGGCGACATCCAGTTGCTAAATCAGCGCGCGGCACTGCTCGGGCTTCAGCTCGATGTGGTAGAAGCAGCCCCTGGAAGCGAAGAGGTGTCTTCACCCGGGCGATTGGTCGTATGGCCCGCCGCACTTCGCGAGCCAGCGCTTCCAGGCTTGCTTAATCCTGCCAATGCAGGCTATGTGCTAGAAACGTTGCAAATTGCTGTAGACGCCTGCCAACAGGGCCATGCAGCAGCAATGGTTACTGCGCCGCTTCATAAAGGTGTGATTATTGAAGGTGGCTTCCCCAACTTCACTGGTCATACTGAATGGCTGCGCGATGCGTGTGGGGTTGATGAGGTCGTGATGTTGTTAGCCACTGATCAAGCACTTCACGCCCAGTCCAGCCACTGGCAGGGTAGTGGTGATCTGCGCGTGGCGCTGGTGACTACGCATCTGCCGCTGCGTGAGGTGGCAGACGCGGTTACCTACGATAAAATCACCCGTGTTAGCCGTCTGCTTGCGGCTGATTTGAAAAGCCAGTTTGGTATTGCCAGCCCGCGTATTGCTGTGTGTGGGCTAAACCCTCATGCCGGTGAAGATGGCCATTTAGGGCATGAAGAGCACGATGTTATTATTCCTGCGTTGAAAGCGCTGCGTGCTGAAGGCCTAGATGTTCAAGGCCCGTTTCCGGCCGATACGCTTTTTACACCGCGTCATTTGGTGGGTATTGATGCAGTACTGGCGATGTATCATGACCAAGGGCTAGCGGTGTTAAAATACGCAGGCTTTGGTCAAGCGGCGAATATTACGCTTGGCCTACCGTTGGTACGAACCTCCGTTGACCATGGCACCGCGCTTAGTTTAGCTGGCCGCGGAATTGCCGACCCCAATAGCTTAGGTGTGGCCCTTGCGCTAGCAAAGCAACTTGCTGCACGGCGCGCCAATGCCTCCATTGCTTTATGA
- the murU gene encoding N-acetylmuramate alpha-1-phosphate uridylyltransferase MurU, producing the protein MKAMILAAGLGKRMRPLTDHCPKPLLPVAGKPLIVHHLERLKRAGIDEVVINVSYRAEQIMAALGDGSAFQLRIHWSLEKTPLETGGGIQKALPLLGEAPFLLVNGDVWCDYTPPASRLKGNDLAHLVLVDNPSHHPSGDFGLINGRVAPASHTRLTFAGISLLHPDLLADQPPGEFALAPLLKHAMTSNLVSGEHFSGHWVDVGTPERLNDLEHYLLAAQ; encoded by the coding sequence ATGAAAGCGATGATTTTAGCCGCAGGCCTTGGCAAGCGAATGCGGCCACTTACTGACCACTGCCCAAAACCACTACTACCGGTAGCTGGTAAGCCACTTATTGTGCATCACCTCGAACGGCTAAAGCGTGCTGGTATTGACGAGGTGGTCATCAACGTGAGCTATCGGGCAGAGCAGATCATGGCCGCACTAGGCGATGGAAGCGCCTTTCAGCTACGGATTCACTGGAGCCTTGAAAAGACCCCTCTAGAAACCGGCGGCGGTATTCAAAAAGCGCTGCCCCTGCTGGGCGAAGCCCCGTTTCTACTGGTCAATGGGGATGTCTGGTGCGATTACACGCCACCAGCATCACGACTAAAGGGTAACGACTTGGCCCATCTAGTGCTGGTCGATAACCCTTCTCATCACCCTAGTGGTGATTTTGGCCTCATTAATGGTCGCGTTGCGCCAGCAAGCCACACGCGTCTTACCTTCGCGGGTATTAGCCTGCTACATCCAGATCTTTTAGCCGACCAGCCGCCTGGGGAATTTGCCCTGGCACCGCTACTAAAGCATGCGATGACAAGCAACCTGGTTAGCGGCGAGCACTTTTCAGGCCACTGGGTGGACGTAGGCACGCCTGAGCGCCTGAACGACCTTGAGCATTATCTTTTAGCAGCGCAGTAA
- a CDS encoding aminoglycoside phosphotransferase family protein, whose protein sequence is MSSSRIDALTQWAAEQNGLNSAAIRLSPAGGDASFRRYFRLTLPCGSTRIVMDAPPNQEDSTPFVAIGKRWYAAKLPVPHIYAADLDAGFLLLDDLGDTPLQTLFTDEARIQNSHFDALALIAKLQNHANPAVLPPYDATLLNRELDLFPEWCLNNWLSLPTPDSWSALRGHLVKQALDQPVVSVHRDYDAMNIMVHDQQLYMIDFQDAVAGPISYDVISLLRGRYCRFSQAQFMQFVDAFYRQARQDGRLSRHVSNDEFLTQCQAMAAQRSLKVLGIFCRLTLRDAKQGYLSRLPHFLAHLEDSLTALPQHSEFAEWVSGTLRPAIAQRLAENTL, encoded by the coding sequence ATGTCCTCTTCTCGGATTGACGCCCTCACCCAGTGGGCGGCTGAACAAAATGGCCTAAATAGCGCCGCTATCCGCCTTTCTCCAGCGGGCGGTGACGCAAGTTTCCGGCGATATTTCCGGCTGACACTGCCCTGTGGCAGCACTCGCATAGTAATGGATGCCCCCCCCAACCAGGAAGACTCAACGCCGTTCGTCGCTATCGGAAAACGCTGGTACGCGGCAAAACTGCCCGTGCCGCATATTTACGCCGCCGATCTCGACGCGGGTTTTTTGCTGCTTGATGACCTTGGAGATACGCCGTTACAGACGCTATTCACTGATGAAGCGCGCATTCAAAACAGCCATTTCGATGCGCTGGCTTTGATTGCCAAGTTACAAAACCACGCCAACCCTGCAGTGTTGCCGCCTTATGATGCGACGCTGCTGAATCGAGAGCTCGACCTTTTTCCTGAGTGGTGTTTAAACAATTGGCTGTCGCTACCAACGCCAGACAGCTGGAGTGCGCTGCGTGGACACCTCGTTAAGCAAGCGCTCGATCAACCCGTCGTCAGCGTACATCGCGATTACGATGCGATGAATATCATGGTGCATGACCAGCAGCTTTACATGATTGACTTTCAAGACGCGGTGGCTGGGCCAATCAGTTACGACGTTATTTCCTTACTACGCGGACGCTACTGCCGTTTTTCTCAGGCGCAGTTTATGCAGTTCGTCGACGCTTTTTATCGCCAAGCGCGTCAAGATGGGCGTCTCTCTCGCCATGTCAGCAATGATGAATTTCTTACCCAATGCCAAGCGATGGCCGCTCAACGCTCGCTAAAAGTGCTGGGAATTTTTTGCCGCTTAACGCTTCGCGATGCAAAACAAGGCTATTTATCACGTCTGCCGCATTTTTTGGCGCATTTAGAAGATAGCCTAACCGCGCTCCCCCAGCACAGCGAGTTTGCTGAATGGGTAAGCGGCACACTGCGTCCCGCCATTGCCCAACGTTTAGCGGAAAATACGTTATGA
- the alr gene encoding alanine racemase produces MRPLVAHIDLDALRHNYQLACRCAPQSRSVAVIKADAYGHGALECARALEADVPAFAVACIEEAISLRKGGIKKPIVLLEGIFTADELKLVDQYSFWISVHSEWQVAALLAFSPQQPIPVWMKVDSGMHRLGFSLEEAPNVWRRLVNAPQVTALHLMSHFATADAREGSYFNRQMAALTSLAKALDAPLCLANSPATLAWPVAHGDWNRPGVMLYGSDPLEEANELTGQLRPVMSLRSEIIALRELEEGEPVGYGGRWCAPRRSKIAVVAAGYGDGYDRHAIDGTPVLVNGQRCTIAGKVSMDMLTVDVTDVPGADIGSEVVLWGAASNGTVLPIDEVARYCDTISYTLLTGVLPRAPRRYYGAFA; encoded by the coding sequence ATGCGCCCCCTGGTGGCCCATATTGATTTAGACGCACTGCGTCATAACTATCAGCTAGCGTGCCGCTGCGCGCCCCAAAGTCGCTCGGTAGCCGTTATTAAAGCGGATGCTTATGGTCATGGTGCGCTTGAATGCGCGCGCGCCCTAGAAGCCGATGTGCCCGCATTTGCTGTCGCGTGTATAGAAGAAGCGATCAGCCTGCGTAAAGGGGGGATTAAAAAACCCATTGTATTGCTTGAAGGTATTTTTACCGCTGACGAGCTGAAGCTGGTTGATCAATACAGTTTCTGGATCAGCGTCCACAGTGAGTGGCAGGTGGCTGCTTTACTCGCTTTTTCTCCCCAGCAGCCGATTCCCGTATGGATGAAAGTCGATTCTGGTATGCATCGTCTAGGGTTCTCTCTAGAGGAAGCGCCTAACGTTTGGCGGCGGTTAGTGAATGCGCCACAGGTGACAGCGCTACATTTGATGAGCCACTTTGCTACCGCAGATGCCCGTGAGGGAAGTTACTTCAATCGGCAAATGGCAGCTTTAACGAGTTTGGCAAAAGCGCTCGATGCGCCTCTATGCTTGGCCAATTCACCCGCGACACTGGCATGGCCTGTTGCTCATGGTGATTGGAATCGTCCCGGTGTCATGTTGTATGGCAGTGACCCACTAGAAGAAGCCAATGAGCTTACCGGCCAGCTGCGTCCAGTCATGAGTTTACGTTCTGAGATTATTGCACTTCGTGAGCTTGAGGAGGGTGAACCTGTTGGCTACGGAGGTCGCTGGTGCGCGCCACGGCGTTCTAAAATTGCCGTAGTGGCCGCTGGTTATGGCGATGGCTATGATCGTCACGCCATAGATGGCACCCCGGTGTTAGTTAACGGCCAGCGCTGTACAATTGCCGGTAAGGTCTCAATGGATATGCTAACCGTCGATGTTACCGATGTGCCTGGGGCTGACATTGGTAGCGAGGTCGTGCTGTGGGGAGCCGCCAGCAACGGTACTGTATTGCCTATCGATGAAGTCGCACGTTACTGCGATACCATCAGCTATACCCTGTTAACAGGCGTACTGCCAAGAGCGCCGCGGCGCTATTACGGGGCCTTCGCTTAA